One region of Rattus norvegicus strain BN/NHsdMcwi chromosome 13, GRCr8, whole genome shotgun sequence genomic DNA includes:
- the Lax1 gene encoding lymphocyte transmembrane adapter 1, which translates to MYTTPAPPEITRRSSEPSTQQGTLGSLEGEKGHLLFPGFVVLVTIFLVVIVTCILWSRKKQKKRRVPYLQVTPSLALPPPRQRAKNIYDFLPRQQTELGRHQLSGFSTESLLSRASDSPEPEVPQASGSLQKHRASVHAVEYTVGVYDNGTVAQMCGPLASSAHRVCDGTSRNNSISSKESNDYVNIPTAEDTSETLTCTKSTPESHLGLPSGQRLEFAEGGHAGCGKATDRTGVWAPGLQGSNSLSEGDDSSQSSNDYVNMTGLDLEDIQESRPRVAFQCCRDYENVPPVVANGSQLQTVEEVTSSTTDRGEPAQRTLPSVYHMAFRPSAWSEDGAMIPGEEASNGDSSDYENVLVPELEGKDWKQGPGTWHPSDERTPSDQAGKFCEAVYPAGSLATETSGEEV; encoded by the exons AGAGAAAGGCCACCTCCTCTTCCCTGGTTTTGTGGTGCTCGTGACCATCTTCCTGGTTGTCATAGTTACCTGTATCCTGTGGAGCcggaagaaacagaagaagc GGCGTGTTCCTTACCTCCAAGTAACTCCGTCACTGGCTCTGCCTCCACCCAGGCAGCGAGCCAAAAATATTTATGACTTCTTGCCCCGGCAGCAGACagagctgg GGAGACATCAGTTGAGTGGTTTTAGTACCGAGAGCCTCCTCTCCAGAGCGTCCGACAGCCCTGAGCCTGAG GTCCCCCAAGCCAGTGGTTCCCTTCAGAAGCATAGAGCATCTGTTCATGCCGTGGAGTACACAGTAGGCGTCTATGACAATGGTACAGTGGCCCAGATGTGCGGGCCCTTGGCCTCCTCAGCACATCGCGTATGTGACGGAACTTCCAGAAATAACAGCATTTCTTCCAAGGAGTCAAATGATTATGTCAATATCCCCACAGCGGAGGACACCAGTGAGACTCTGACTTGTACCAAAAGCACTCCTGAAAGTCACCTTGGTCTTCCAAGTGGCCAGCGGCTGGAATTTGCTGAAGGAGGGCATGCAGGCTGTGGGAAGGCCACCGATCGCACCGGCGTGTGGGCTCCAGGACTCCAGGGTAGTAATTCACTCAGCGAAGGAGACGATTCATCTCAGAGTTCAAACGACTATGTCAATATGACAGGGTTGGATCTTGAGGACATCCAAGAGAGTCGACCCAGGGTCGCTTTTCAGTGCTGCAGAGATTATGAAAATGTCCCGCCAGTAGTTGCCAATGGAAGCCAGCTGCAGACTGTGGAAGAAGTGACATCTTCAACCACAGACCGTGGAGAGCCTGCCCAGAGGACGCTACCTTCAGTGTATCACATGGCATTTCGGCCGTCTGCATGGAGTGAGGACGGTGCCATGATACCTGGAGAAGAGGCGTCAAATGGGGACTCTAGTGACTATGAGAATGTGCTGGTCCCCGAGTTAGAAGGCAAGGACTGGAAACAGGGACCCGGTACTTGGCATCCTTCTGATGAAAGAACACCAAGTGACCAAGCTGGAAAGTTTTGTGAGGCAGTCTACCCTGCTGGGTCTTTAGCCACTGAAACATCTGGTGAAGAGGTCTGA